The Haloarcula sp. CBA1127 genomic interval CCCTCGCCGTCACTGCGCCGCCGTCCGTCGCGGTCCCGCCGTCGGTCGCCGCGTGGCCATGCGCTGCGGCTCCGGGCGTGCTCTCGGTTCGCTCGGCGACCGTCTCCTCGTCGAGGAACTCCAGTTTCCCGGTGCCGTAGCTCGGCACGCCGGGGAAGTTCCCCAGCGGTGGCGGCGAGGAGACGGCCCACTCGGCGGAGGTGGCGTACTCCCAGGGGTTCGGCCCGGCGTCCTCCCCGCGCCAGAGACTCACAAAGAGGTTATAGAACATGAGCAGGAAACTCGCGCCAAGAATGAACCCGCCGACGGTAGCCATGGTGTGCCATATCTGCAGGCCGTCGGGGTAGACGAACACGCGCCGTGGTGTCTCCCAGGCGATGAACATCGGGAAGTACAACAGATTGAACCCGAGGAAGTAGACGCCGAACTGTATCTTCCCCAGCCGTTCGTTGTACATCTTCCCCGTAATCTTCGGGTACCAGTAGTAGAGGCCGCCGAACAGCGCTGTCGCGCCCGCGACCATCACATAGTGGAAGTGGGCGACGACCCAGTACGTCCCGCGGAACTGGTAGTCGAGCACGATTGCGCCGAGGAAGACGCCGGTGATGCCGCCGATGATGAACAGGATGAGCGCGCCCAGCGAGAACAGGAACGGCGTCGTGAACCGGACTCGGCCCTTCGCCATCGTGTAGATGAGCGAGAACACCATCAGGTCGAAGGGCAGGGAGATGCCGATGGTCGTCGCCATGAAGATGGTCTTGATTGGGAGATTGATGCCGGTCAGGAACATGTGGTGCATCCAGACGACGAAGCTCTGGAGCGCTACCAGCACCATCGAGATGATGAACCACTTGCGGCCGACCAGCCGCCGCCCGGTAAAGGTCTGGAAGCACTCGGCCATCACGCCCAGTGCCGGGAAGAAGACGATGTACACCTCCGGATGACCGAAGAACCAGAACAGGTGCGCCCAGAGCAGCGACGCACCCGGATTGTCCGCGTCGGTCGCCATCGTCGTCCCGTCGATGGAGTACTGGAAGTAGGTCGTCCCGAGGATGTGGTCCGAAGCGAGTATCATCAGCGCCGCGAGCAGCGCCGCGAAGGCGAACAGCATCATCCAGACGGTGAGGTTGATAGACAGCGAGAAGATGGGGATGTCCCGCATCCGGAGCCCTTCGGCGCGCATTCGGTACATCGTTGTCAGGAAGTTCACCGACCCCAGCGTCACCGCGGCGGTGAACATGATGAGCGCCAGCACGACCGAGGTCGCCCCCAGTCCCTCACCAGGGATGTACGCTGGCGTGTTCAGCGGGGCGTACATCGTCCACCCGCCCGCGAAGGTGGTCCCCTGGAAGAACGAGACGCCCATCAGGATGCCAGAGAACAGGTACAGCCAGTACGACAGCGCGTTCAGCCGCGGGAAGGCGAGGTCGTCCGCGCCGATCTGTAGCGGGACGAGGTAGTTCGCAAAGCCGAAGGCAAACGGCGAGATGAACCAGAACACCATCAGGAGGCCGTGGGTCGACACCGCTTGGTTGTACCCCATCGACCCCAGCAGGTCAGCGCCTGAGGAAATCAATTCGAGGCGGAATAGCAGGGCGAGAACGCCCCCAAAGACGAGGAAGAACAGTGCGGTGATGAGATACAGCACGCCGATGTCCTTGTGGTTGGTCGTGAGGAACCACCGGCTGACCGATGATTTGGGCGGCAGGCTGTGTTCGTGGTCTTGGCTCATGCGGGCGCACCTCCGAGGGCGGTCGCCTCAGTCGCGATTCGCTGGTCCGTCTCGTTGCGGCTTGCTGCCGCCCCGTTCGTCTCCGCGTACCACTCCTCGTACTCGTCCTGTGGCATCACAACCACATCCGTCGTCATCAGCGAGTGGCCGCTGCCACACAGCTCGTAGCACTTGGCGGCGTAGGTCCCCGTTTCGTTGGCCGTGAACCAGGCCGACGTGTACTGGCCCGGGACGGCGTCGGTCTTGACTCGCAACTCCGGGATCCCGAAGTTGTGGAACACGTCCGTCGAAGTCACCTGTAACCTGACCACCCGGTCCTGTGGCACCCGGAGCGTGTTGGTCGTGTGCCCGTTCGGATACACGAAGTCCCAGCCGAAGCGGTACCCTTCCACGTCGATTTCCAGCGCCTCCTCCTGGGCCGGATCGGGGCCCTGCTCGATGTACAGCAGTTGCGAGTACGTCCAGGCGATGAGCGAGACGACGATGATGGCGCTGATGCTGAACGAGTAAAACACTTTTCGGCCACCCGTGCCGCCGGTCGGCAGCTCCCCCATCTCGGGCCGCTCAACCTTGTCGGCGTACGGGTCCGTTTCGTCCCCGTCGTCGCGGTACTTGAGTGCGTGGTACATCGTGTACGCCACGACGACCACCCCGACGGTCGTTCCCAGCAGCAGGAACACCTCGAAGATCTGGTCGAACACCGCACTGGGTGCCCTGACGTCGCCACCGTGCAAGGGGAACACAACCATGGCGTATGTTATCAAGGATACCGCCATTTCTTCATGATTCTTCCCACCCTGTAATAGGTATTGCGGACAGATTCTTGACATATGTCCTTTGCCAGCCTAACGGGTAGTGTTTAGTTAGTGGCATTGTGCCAGCGAGCGAAACTCTGGAGCCAGTTTTCAGCGGTTTCGGGTTTGACGTGACTGAAGCAGTTTGAAAACGACGAGGTTCGACGCTTCAGTTCTCGAAAAATCCGTTCGACAGCGTTCCGATTT includes:
- a CDS encoding cbb3-type cytochrome c oxidase subunit I encodes the protein MSQDHEHSLPPKSSVSRWFLTTNHKDIGVLYLITALFFLVFGGVLALLFRLELISSGADLLGSMGYNQAVSTHGLLMVFWFISPFAFGFANYLVPLQIGADDLAFPRLNALSYWLYLFSGILMGVSFFQGTTFAGGWTMYAPLNTPAYIPGEGLGATSVVLALIMFTAAVTLGSVNFLTTMYRMRAEGLRMRDIPIFSLSINLTVWMMLFAFAALLAALMILASDHILGTTYFQYSIDGTTMATDADNPGASLLWAHLFWFFGHPEVYIVFFPALGVMAECFQTFTGRRLVGRKWFIISMVLVALQSFVVWMHHMFLTGINLPIKTIFMATTIGISLPFDLMVFSLIYTMAKGRVRFTTPFLFSLGALILFIIGGITGVFLGAIVLDYQFRGTYWVVAHFHYVMVAGATALFGGLYYWYPKITGKMYNERLGKIQFGVYFLGFNLLYFPMFIAWETPRRVFVYPDGLQIWHTMATVGGFILGASFLLMFYNLFVSLWRGEDAGPNPWEYATSAEWAVSSPPPLGNFPGVPSYGTGKLEFLDEETVAERTESTPGAAAHGHAATDGGTATDGGAVTARAAVTATGVEPAHEVGGEEHASHASFWPFLVSLGGFIAFLGLSGVRTGSVFYLTMAAVGGVATLGSLVGMTREPFHAPEMAIAERWPFERVEKMKLGMWTFLASDIVLFGAFIGSYAFVRVAYGWTAWHHDLIPAEHVTMPGLINTYLLLTSSFLVVLAMVAAERESKRGTVAALVGTFALGVGFLVNKGLEWQHLFHISTEAFPNGWTLSTNIASSTFYLTTGLHGAHVTIGLIICAYMTVRAWNGAYQGDDRAIEYFGLYWHFVDIVWLFLFPLFYIL
- the coxB gene encoding cytochrome c oxidase subunit II, with amino-acid sequence MVVFPLHGGDVRAPSAVFDQIFEVFLLLGTTVGVVVVAYTMYHALKYRDDGDETDPYADKVERPEMGELPTGGTGGRKVFYSFSISAIIVVSLIAWTYSQLLYIEQGPDPAQEEALEIDVEGYRFGWDFVYPNGHTTNTLRVPQDRVVRLQVTSTDVFHNFGIPELRVKTDAVPGQYTSAWFTANETGTYAAKCYELCGSGHSLMTTDVVVMPQDEYEEWYAETNGAAASRNETDQRIATEATALGGAPA